The Palaemon carinicauda isolate YSFRI2023 chromosome 37, ASM3689809v2, whole genome shotgun sequence genome contains a region encoding:
- the LOC137629295 gene encoding G protein-regulated inducer of neurite outgrowth 1-like codes for MKLQRFEPMKFQKFKPMRFHKFELMKLHNLEPMKLHKLEPMKFHKFKPMKLQKFESMKLHKLEPMKLHKLEPMKLHKFEPMKFHKFKPMKLHKFEPMKLHKLEPMKLHKFEPMKFHKFEPTKLHKLEPMQFHKFKPMKLHKFEPVKFHKFEPTKLHKFEAMKFHKLEPMKFHKFEPMKFHKFEPMKLRKFEHMKFHKFKPMKLHKFEPMKLRKFEPMKFKQFSYIITKTHSTISSQLV; via the coding sequence ATGAAGTTACAAAGGTTTGAACCTATGAAGTTTCAGAAATTTAAACCTATGAGGTTTCAcaaatttgaacttatgaagttacaCAATCTTGAACCTATGAAGTTACACAAGCTTGAACCTATGAAGTTTCACAAATTTAAACCTATGAAGTTACAGAAGTTTGAATCTATGAAGTTACACAAGCTTGAACCTATGAAGTTACACAAGCTTGAACCTATGAAGTTACACAAGTTTGAACCTATGAAGTTTCACAAATTTAAACCTATGAAGTTACACAAGTTTGAACCTATGAAGTTACACAAGCTTGAACCTATGAAGTTACACAAGTTTGAACCTATGAAGTTTCACAAATTTGAACCTACGAAGTTACACAAGCTTGAACCTATGCAGTTTCACAAATTTAAACCTATGAAGTTACACAAGTTTGAACCTGTGAAGTTTCACAAATTTGAACCTACGAAGTTACACAAATTTGAAGCTATGAAGTTTCACAAGCTTGAACCTATGAAGTTTCACAAATTTGAGCCTATGAAGTTTCACAAATTTGAACCTATGAAGTTACGCAAGTTTGAACATATGAAGTTTCACAAATTTAAACCTATGAAGTTACACAAGTTTGAACCTATGAAGTTACGCAAGTTTGAACCTATGAAGTTTAAGCAATTCAGTTATATAATTACAAAAACCCATTCCACAATTTCGTCACAGCTGGtatga